The following proteins are co-located in the Paraburkholderia phytofirmans PsJN genome:
- a CDS encoding CHRD domain-containing protein produces MIALRKVNLAVVLWALASGVAFADTVALKADLEPSSEVPPRVSHGHGMLDATFNTSTKSLQWTVTYEGLSGPATAAHFHGPAPVGQNAKVQVPIDKGALASPIKGSAALTEQQVTDLMAGQWYFNVHTAQNPMGEIRGQVLPAN; encoded by the coding sequence ATGATTGCGCTTCGAAAAGTGAATCTTGCAGTGGTGTTGTGGGCGTTGGCGTCGGGTGTCGCCTTCGCGGATACGGTGGCACTGAAGGCGGATCTCGAGCCTTCCAGTGAAGTGCCGCCTCGCGTGAGCCACGGGCACGGCATGTTGGACGCCACCTTCAACACGTCGACGAAATCCCTGCAATGGACGGTCACCTATGAAGGCTTGAGCGGCCCGGCAACCGCCGCGCATTTCCACGGACCCGCGCCGGTGGGCCAAAACGCCAAGGTTCAGGTGCCGATCGACAAGGGCGCGCTCGCGAGCCCCATCAAAGGCTCGGCGGCGCTGACCGAACAGCAGGTGACGGATCTGATGGCGGGGCAGTGGTACTTCAACGTTCATACCGCGCAGAACCCGATGGGTGAAATTCGCGGGCAGGTTTTGCCGGCGAACTAG
- a CDS encoding EcsC family protein, which translates to MEPSSLATQSLSDDDLKALRRAKHELESPALAMKLASIVGAPLEKLLSRMPAFANEKVTDATELALRKCLTIALRTLGRQDGATPLAVPDKPSNLLHKFAVATTGAAGGAFGLFALPVELPVTTTLMFRSICDIARSEGEDLTSIDTQLQCLTVLGMGGTSKADDDADFGYFIMRGALAQAVSKASSEIATKGFTAHGSAALLRLLNTIAARFSVQVSEQIAAKSIPAIGAVLGAMVNTVFIDHFQQVAHGHFTVRRLERQYGQATIEAAYQTIDIALDG; encoded by the coding sequence ATGGAGCCGAGTTCGCTCGCAACACAATCGTTATCGGACGACGATCTGAAGGCGCTGCGCCGCGCGAAACACGAACTGGAGAGCCCCGCGCTGGCGATGAAGCTGGCGAGCATCGTCGGCGCGCCGCTGGAGAAATTGCTCTCGCGCATGCCGGCGTTCGCCAACGAAAAAGTCACCGACGCGACGGAGCTGGCGCTACGCAAGTGCCTGACAATCGCGCTGCGCACGCTCGGACGGCAGGACGGCGCGACGCCGCTGGCGGTGCCCGACAAGCCGAGCAACTTGCTGCACAAGTTTGCCGTGGCGACCACCGGCGCGGCCGGCGGCGCATTCGGACTGTTCGCGCTGCCCGTCGAACTGCCCGTCACGACCACGCTGATGTTCCGCTCGATCTGCGATATCGCGCGCAGCGAGGGCGAGGATCTGACGTCGATCGACACGCAGCTGCAATGTCTGACGGTGCTCGGCATGGGCGGCACGTCGAAAGCCGACGATGACGCCGATTTCGGTTACTTCATCATGCGCGGCGCGCTCGCGCAGGCGGTGTCGAAGGCGTCATCCGAAATCGCCACCAAGGGCTTCACCGCGCATGGCTCGGCGGCCTTGCTGCGCCTGCTCAACACGATCGCCGCACGTTTCTCCGTGCAGGTCAGCGAACAGATTGCCGCGAAGTCGATTCCAGCGATCGGCGCGGTGCTCGGCGCGATGGTCAATACGGTGTTCATCGACCACTTCCAGCAGGTCGCGCACGGTCACTTCACCGTGCGTCGGCTGGAACGGCAATACGGCCAGGCGACGATCGAGGCCGCCTATCAGACGATCGACATCGCGCTCGACGGCTGA
- a CDS encoding amino acid deaminase, with protein sequence MKVTNYQGATIDPYSKGLGMVPGTSIQLTDAKRLEWNLLNEDVSLPAAVLYADRVEHNLKWMQAFVAQYGVKLAPHGKTTMAPQLFRRQLENGAWGITLATAHQVRAAYHGGVSRILMANQLVGRHNMMMVAELLSDPDFEFFCLVDSVEGVEQLGEFFKSVNKQLQVLLELGVPGGRTGVRDAAQRNAVLDAIARYPDTLKLAGVELYEGVLKEEHEVREFLQSAVAVTRELVEQGRFARTPAVLSGAGSAWYDVVAEEFVKASETGKVEVVLRPGCYLTHDVGIYRKAQTDIFARNPVARKMGEGLLPALQLWAYVQSIPEPDRAIIGLGKRDSAFDAGMPEPARHYRPGNEAPRDIAAGEGWEIFGLMDQHAYLRIPAGADLKVGDMIAFDISHPCLTFDKWRQVLVVDPAYRVTEVIETFF encoded by the coding sequence ATGAAAGTTACAAACTATCAGGGCGCAACGATTGATCCTTATAGCAAGGGCTTGGGCATGGTTCCGGGCACCAGCATTCAACTCACGGATGCCAAGCGCCTCGAGTGGAATTTGCTGAACGAAGACGTGAGCCTGCCGGCCGCCGTGCTGTACGCGGACCGCGTGGAGCACAACCTCAAGTGGATGCAGGCATTCGTCGCGCAATACGGCGTCAAACTCGCGCCGCACGGCAAGACGACGATGGCGCCGCAGCTGTTTCGCCGTCAGCTCGAAAATGGCGCGTGGGGCATCACGCTCGCCACCGCGCATCAGGTGCGCGCGGCTTATCACGGCGGCGTCTCGCGTATTCTCATGGCCAACCAGCTGGTCGGCCGTCACAACATGATGATGGTCGCCGAGTTGCTGAGCGATCCGGATTTCGAATTCTTCTGCCTTGTCGATTCAGTCGAAGGCGTCGAGCAGTTGGGCGAGTTTTTCAAGTCGGTGAACAAGCAGTTGCAGGTGCTGCTCGAACTCGGCGTGCCGGGCGGCCGCACGGGCGTGCGCGACGCGGCGCAGCGCAATGCCGTGCTCGATGCCATTGCACGCTATCCGGACACGCTGAAGCTCGCCGGCGTCGAATTGTATGAAGGCGTGCTCAAGGAAGAACACGAAGTACGCGAGTTCCTGCAAAGCGCGGTTGCGGTTACGCGCGAACTCGTCGAGCAAGGCCGTTTTGCGCGTACGCCGGCTGTGTTGTCAGGCGCGGGCTCGGCCTGGTACGACGTGGTCGCGGAAGAATTCGTGAAGGCTTCGGAGACCGGCAAGGTAGAAGTCGTGCTGCGCCCCGGCTGCTATCTGACGCACGACGTCGGCATCTATCGCAAGGCGCAGACGGACATTTTCGCGCGCAATCCGGTCGCCAGGAAAATGGGCGAAGGGCTGCTTCCCGCGCTGCAATTGTGGGCCTATGTGCAGTCGATTCCCGAGCCGGATCGCGCGATCATCGGTCTAGGCAAGCGCGATTCGGCGTTCGACGCCGGCATGCCGGAACCGGCGCGCCACTATCGTCCGGGCAACGAAGCGCCGCGCGATATTGCCGCAGGTGAAGGCTGGGAGATTTTCGGTTTGATGGATCAACACGCGTATCTGCGGATTCCGGCAGGCGCTGACCTGAAAGTGGGCGACATGATCGCGTTCGACATTTCGCATCCGTGTCTGACGTTCGACAAGTGGCGTCAGGTGTTGGTGGTCGATCCGGCGTATCGCGTCACGGAAGTGATCGAAACGTTCTTCTGA
- a CDS encoding alpha/beta hydrolase, translating into MSWQSALACWYLRRQFRPETLKPRIDVERARALTARRAWSPRVPGGWRLRELYSQNDAPLRGEWLERADRASAANAGPTVLYCHGGGYYFCSPRSHRSIVFGLATRADGPVFSLDYRLAPEHRFPAALDDATAAYRQLIANGIAPESIVIAGDSAGGGLALATLVALRDAGDPMPAGGLLFSPWTDLAATGASIRANDNLDPMFSGSAIERAGKIYLGDTPATHPYASPIYADLHGLPPLFIMAGSTEVLLDDSRRVADNARAAGVDCELEVWNKMPHVWPIFTPFIPEANRALDHAGAFVRRVTSRAAQPSSAMSIV; encoded by the coding sequence ATGAGTTGGCAAAGCGCACTCGCGTGCTGGTATCTGCGCCGGCAGTTTCGACCGGAAACCCTCAAGCCGCGCATCGATGTCGAAAGAGCGCGCGCGCTGACCGCCAGGCGCGCCTGGTCGCCGCGAGTACCGGGCGGCTGGCGTCTGCGTGAGCTTTACAGTCAGAACGATGCGCCGTTGCGCGGCGAGTGGCTCGAACGCGCCGACCGCGCGTCAGCGGCAAACGCCGGACCGACCGTGCTGTATTGCCACGGCGGCGGCTACTACTTCTGTTCACCGCGTAGCCATCGCTCGATCGTATTCGGTCTGGCGACGCGCGCCGATGGACCGGTTTTTTCCCTCGACTACCGTCTCGCGCCCGAGCATCGTTTCCCGGCGGCGCTAGACGACGCGACCGCGGCCTACCGTCAGTTGATCGCCAACGGCATTGCGCCGGAGTCGATCGTCATCGCGGGCGATTCAGCGGGCGGCGGTCTTGCGCTTGCCACGCTGGTGGCGCTGCGCGACGCGGGCGACCCTATGCCCGCAGGCGGCCTGCTGTTCTCGCCGTGGACCGATCTGGCCGCGACCGGCGCCAGCATCCGCGCCAACGACAATCTCGATCCCATGTTCAGCGGCTCCGCGATCGAGCGGGCGGGGAAAATCTATCTCGGCGACACGCCGGCCACGCATCCCTACGCGTCGCCGATCTATGCCGACCTGCACGGCTTGCCGCCACTCTTCATCATGGCAGGCAGCACGGAAGTGTTGCTCGACGACTCGCGGCGCGTGGCCGACAACGCGCGCGCGGCGGGCGTCGACTGCGAACTCGAAGTGTGGAACAAGATGCCGCACGTCTGGCCGATCTTCACGCCGTTCATCCCCGAGGCAAATCGCGCGCTCGATCACGCCGGCGCCTTCGTGCGGCGCGTGACGAGCCGCGCGGCTCAGCCGTCGAGCGCGATGTCGATCGTCTGA
- a CDS encoding MDR family MFS transporter encodes MAVHTAAHHSSGQVLPFRESLLAMLGISFVTMLVALDQTVVGTALPTIVAELKGFELYAWVATSYLLTSVITVPIFGRLGDYYGRKPFVIASIVVFTAASVLCGMANNMLFLVLARGLQGIGGGMLVGTAFACIPDLFPDSVVRLRWQVLMSSAFGIANAVGPSLGGFLTQYYGWRSVFYVNLPVGLLSLFFVWRFLPHLRHVEHEGKMRLDWPGAVLIAVALGSLQLFVELLPKHGVTLGAIALLVLSVASAYALWQWEKRCPTAILPVDMFRNRSLAALFTLAVLGGFSMFSLLFYAPLLFQGGFGMSPKEAGLVITPLVVFITIGSIANGRIVSRVRNPNLMLYIGFTLLALACLGVVVATRAMPQWLLMSFMIVGGLGLGFVMPNLTIFAQQTAGREHLGIATALLQSLRMIGGMIGTALTGTLVSHMYASGVRSALDNDHASQWLADLGDPQILINRDAQATLLGQLTHAGHNGAMLLETAREALVSAIHLGLAMAAIIAAVSVWQSRRVPPIKLQRKLEPVIHAD; translated from the coding sequence ATGGCTGTCCATACCGCGGCCCACCATTCGAGTGGGCAAGTTCTACCGTTCCGCGAATCGCTGCTGGCGATGCTCGGTATCTCCTTCGTCACGATGCTGGTCGCGCTCGACCAGACGGTGGTCGGCACCGCGCTGCCTACGATCGTCGCCGAACTCAAGGGTTTCGAGTTGTACGCGTGGGTCGCCACGTCGTATCTGCTGACCTCGGTGATCACCGTGCCGATTTTCGGCAGGCTCGGCGATTATTACGGGCGCAAGCCGTTCGTGATTGCGTCGATCGTCGTGTTTACCGCCGCTTCGGTGCTGTGCGGCATGGCCAACAACATGCTGTTTCTCGTGCTCGCGCGCGGCCTGCAGGGCATCGGCGGCGGCATGCTGGTCGGCACCGCGTTCGCCTGCATTCCCGATCTGTTTCCCGACTCCGTCGTGCGTCTGCGCTGGCAAGTACTGATGAGCTCGGCGTTCGGCATTGCGAACGCGGTGGGGCCGTCGCTCGGCGGGTTCCTCACACAGTATTACGGCTGGCGCTCGGTTTTCTACGTGAATCTGCCGGTCGGCCTGCTGTCGCTGTTTTTTGTCTGGCGCTTCCTGCCGCATCTGCGTCATGTCGAACACGAAGGCAAGATGCGCCTCGATTGGCCTGGCGCCGTGCTGATCGCCGTGGCGCTTGGTTCGCTGCAGTTGTTCGTCGAGTTGCTGCCGAAGCATGGCGTGACCTTGGGCGCGATCGCGTTGCTGGTGCTGAGCGTCGCGTCGGCTTACGCGTTGTGGCAGTGGGAAAAGCGTTGCCCAACGGCGATCCTGCCGGTCGACATGTTCCGCAACCGCAGTCTCGCCGCGCTCTTCACGCTCGCCGTGCTGGGCGGCTTTTCGATGTTCTCGTTGCTGTTCTATGCGCCGTTGCTGTTCCAGGGCGGCTTCGGCATGTCGCCTAAAGAAGCGGGTCTCGTCATCACGCCGCTGGTCGTGTTCATCACAATCGGCAGCATCGCCAATGGGCGCATTGTCTCGCGCGTGCGTAATCCCAATCTGATGCTGTATATCGGCTTTACGCTGCTCGCGCTCGCGTGCCTCGGCGTGGTCGTTGCAACGCGCGCCATGCCGCAGTGGCTCCTGATGTCGTTCATGATCGTCGGCGGATTGGGACTCGGTTTCGTCATGCCGAACCTGACGATCTTCGCGCAGCAAACCGCCGGCCGCGAACACCTCGGTATCGCGACGGCGCTGTTGCAGTCGCTGCGGATGATCGGCGGCATGATCGGCACGGCGCTGACCGGAACGCTGGTCAGCCATATGTACGCGAGCGGCGTGCGCAGCGCGTTGGACAACGATCACGCGTCGCAATGGCTCGCGGACCTTGGCGACCCGCAAATCCTCATCAATCGCGACGCGCAAGCTACTTTGCTCGGCCAGCTGACGCACGCGGGTCATAACGGCGCGATGCTGCTTGAGACCGCGCGCGAAGCGCTCGTGTCAGCGATTCATCTGGGGCTCGCCATGGCCGCGATCATCGCCGCGGTGTCGGTGTGGCAGAGCCGCAGAGTGCCGCCGATCAAGCTCCAACGCAAGCTCGAGCCCGTGATTCACGCGGACTGA
- a CDS encoding MarR family winged helix-turn-helix transcriptional regulator, translating to MEEQDRVAVMQQFGRTYRAFMSAFEAHVGHPLPRWRILLALHDQGGESSQKRLVERLRVDPGALTRQLKTLEGLGWIARSMDTRDNRVTNVRLTEAGQSATKASLPRRNAFLHDTIAVLPDEALNALSGALTMLEARIGEVAATANAAGAGEAAAQTPETAGSEAPRQP from the coding sequence ATGGAAGAACAGGACCGCGTCGCCGTCATGCAGCAATTCGGCCGCACATATCGGGCGTTCATGTCGGCTTTCGAGGCGCACGTCGGCCATCCGTTGCCGCGCTGGCGCATTCTGCTCGCGCTGCACGACCAGGGCGGCGAGTCGTCGCAGAAGCGGCTGGTGGAGCGCTTGCGCGTCGATCCGGGCGCGCTGACCCGGCAGCTGAAAACGCTGGAAGGTTTGGGCTGGATTGCTCGCAGCATGGATACGCGCGACAACCGCGTGACCAATGTGCGCCTGACGGAAGCGGGGCAGTCGGCAACTAAAGCCAGCTTGCCGCGCCGCAATGCGTTTCTGCACGACACGATCGCCGTGCTGCCGGACGAGGCGCTGAATGCGCTGTCGGGTGCGTTGACGATGCTCGAGGCGAGGATCGGCGAAGTCGCGGCGACGGCGAATGCAGCCGGAGCGGGCGAGGCTGCCGCTCAGACGCCCGAGACAGCGGGGAGTGAAGCGCCACGTCAGCCTTGA
- a CDS encoding ATP-binding protein, giving the protein MRRVLARISLCLFAWLSLVAAQTTAVAQSFDNRSNTQVVANFPAKLTVGVLANSWLPFDALQDGQLTGMSVDYLRALVGPNVVIEAKAFPDLPQLLAAACAGQVDLLTSLARTPERERCLSFTAPYFRSSSSVVVRRDSNSYGNPAQLAGARIALEKGFAIERVTRERFPHAQITTFAATRDALAAVIQGDADVYLGFTAAVQYALSTDEFRGLRVAFEENTKTSNLRFAVPRIQTALRDQLDRALASMNPADEAAIRMRWLSGNFDAKPVPATPRLALTPQEQAWLHSLPPLQVGFDNSWAPFSYVDGSGRPAGIAADYLTYLSRTLGVVFNRASTADWPAAINSFQRGELAILATASSHDPRLTKARHTSAYESYPLVLVGREDEPAARSLNDFSSRRIVVSSHVAGALALAFQRIPADHVVVAPSLDEALKMVESGEADVLVGNVAATDILLKQQYGGVLKILGTVGDSDALDFAVRPDLSPLAGLIDRALLAMPPAEKQRIRQKWVTGNAPAAGTWSVTAVRLLPVLIGVCVVLLITLRAYLLLQREVRLRKKTERELELQLNFQETLMKTVPYPLVAKDLDGRYLAVNEAYEQACGLSRDAVVGRTSLQVQTWGEANSRILDEMTREMLNGGETAQVELQFERGAGNVRHGLFWTRICRGSDGQPACVLGTMVDITDIRRAEMRARETERRLFDVTRSLPAVVFQLRRTADGAYTFPYISGDARHLLGGRGSLQNVSDQVDFQRVCEEDRAFVLAELERSAHSETPVNMEFRFAGDQDIKWARAELVPRRESDGSVVWSGYWVDASLEHARSDELARARDLAEAASRAKDDFFAMMSHEIRTPMNGVLGLVEVLERTPLNADQGEMLGMIHESAGALLQILDDLLDYSKIEAGRLTIEAESIDLRELVDNAVGLLAGRAHEKGLKVRVDIGPDVAATLRGDSVRLRQILFNLLGNAIKFTPQGEVDVCVSVVAEGDGIQTLEMVVEDTGIGIAPEVQAKLFEPFVQAESSTTRRFGGTGLGLTICRKLIDLMNGSLTLRSEPGSGTCMTVRLAMPVETPRYSVNGLRGKRGIVATGDARVAQALMHFGEALGLKLRHVSPDAPELHDRAALAEIDLLFLSEDVILPADMRPRTRFICLTEKPKPTGYRILDDNVRVSINPISWRGLGAACAAAMTGLPSAGPRSAAMSRTPEFGASPPDRERAIASGRLILVAEDHPVNQELIRHQLALLGFACDVANDGAEALAALEHTSYGCLITDCHMPNVSGYELTRRIRENEQDGAYRLPILGITANTAPEDLNLCRDAGMDDSLVKPTRLATLRDYLSRWFGTDSAWQAAPSEAVSTPAVAVPDVRGGAQPFVPVDLAHMTQLWGSESTVKALLDSFVSSVREDVQSLSPLLERVESERTEVERVREWLHRVAGAASVLQYPPLLDALEDYRREITIKPPERVRDDGMLLIDKCNAMLDGIEQQAALLV; this is encoded by the coding sequence ATGAGGCGTGTGCTTGCACGCATCTCGCTGTGTCTGTTCGCATGGCTCTCATTGGTCGCCGCGCAAACAACAGCCGTTGCCCAATCGTTCGACAATCGCTCGAACACTCAGGTTGTCGCCAATTTTCCCGCGAAACTGACCGTCGGCGTTCTCGCTAACAGCTGGCTGCCGTTCGACGCCCTGCAAGACGGCCAACTCACCGGTATGAGCGTCGACTATCTGCGCGCCCTTGTCGGGCCGAACGTGGTGATCGAAGCCAAGGCGTTTCCGGACCTGCCGCAATTGCTTGCCGCCGCTTGCGCCGGACAGGTCGATCTGCTGACGAGCCTTGCCCGCACCCCCGAGCGCGAGCGGTGCCTGAGTTTTACCGCGCCTTATTTCCGCTCTTCCTCGTCGGTCGTGGTGCGCCGGGACAGTAACAGTTATGGCAATCCCGCCCAGTTGGCGGGAGCGCGCATCGCGCTAGAAAAAGGTTTTGCGATCGAGCGTGTGACACGGGAGCGCTTCCCGCACGCCCAGATCACCACGTTTGCCGCGACGCGCGACGCACTCGCCGCCGTGATCCAGGGCGACGCCGATGTTTATCTCGGCTTCACTGCGGCCGTGCAATATGCCTTGTCCACCGACGAGTTTCGTGGCTTGCGAGTGGCCTTCGAGGAGAACACCAAAACTTCCAATTTGCGCTTCGCAGTGCCTCGGATTCAGACTGCGTTGCGGGACCAACTCGATCGGGCGCTCGCGTCGATGAACCCGGCCGACGAGGCGGCGATCCGCATGCGCTGGCTATCCGGCAACTTCGACGCGAAGCCTGTGCCCGCCACGCCGCGTCTCGCGCTGACGCCGCAGGAGCAGGCCTGGCTTCATTCGCTGCCGCCGTTGCAAGTTGGGTTCGATAACAGTTGGGCGCCCTTCAGTTACGTCGACGGTTCCGGCCGGCCCGCGGGCATTGCCGCCGACTATCTGACGTATTTGAGTCGCACGCTCGGCGTCGTGTTCAATCGCGCAAGTACGGCTGACTGGCCCGCCGCGATCAATTCATTTCAGCGCGGTGAACTCGCGATCCTCGCCACCGCTTCGAGTCACGATCCACGCCTTACGAAGGCGCGGCACACTAGCGCCTACGAGAGCTACCCGCTTGTGCTCGTCGGGCGCGAGGACGAACCGGCGGCTCGCTCGTTGAACGATTTTTCGTCACGCCGCATTGTCGTTTCGTCGCATGTCGCCGGGGCGCTTGCACTGGCGTTCCAGCGAATTCCGGCGGACCACGTCGTGGTCGCGCCCAGTCTCGACGAGGCGCTCAAGATGGTTGAGTCCGGCGAGGCGGACGTTCTGGTGGGCAACGTGGCCGCCACCGATATCCTGCTCAAGCAACAGTACGGCGGCGTCCTCAAGATCCTTGGCACGGTTGGCGACTCCGACGCGCTCGACTTTGCCGTACGCCCGGACCTGAGCCCACTCGCTGGCTTGATCGACCGTGCATTGCTGGCTATGCCGCCCGCGGAAAAGCAGCGCATCCGGCAGAAGTGGGTCACGGGCAATGCACCGGCGGCAGGCACATGGAGCGTGACCGCGGTGCGTCTGCTGCCGGTGCTGATCGGCGTCTGCGTCGTGCTGCTGATCACCCTGCGTGCCTATCTGTTGCTGCAGCGTGAAGTCCGGCTGCGCAAGAAAACGGAGCGGGAACTGGAACTGCAACTGAACTTCCAGGAAACGTTGATGAAGACGGTGCCCTATCCGCTCGTCGCCAAAGATCTCGACGGCCGTTATCTCGCAGTCAACGAAGCCTATGAGCAAGCCTGCGGATTGAGCCGCGACGCGGTCGTCGGACGAACCAGCTTGCAGGTGCAAACGTGGGGCGAGGCCAATAGCCGCATCCTGGACGAGATGACCCGCGAGATGCTGAACGGCGGCGAGACTGCGCAGGTGGAGTTGCAGTTCGAGCGCGGCGCGGGCAACGTGCGGCATGGCCTTTTCTGGACCCGAATCTGTCGCGGCAGTGACGGGCAACCGGCTTGCGTGCTCGGCACGATGGTCGATATCACCGATATCCGGCGCGCTGAAATGCGTGCGCGCGAAACCGAGCGGCGCCTCTTCGACGTGACGCGCTCGCTGCCGGCCGTCGTGTTTCAACTGCGTCGCACGGCGGATGGAGCGTATACGTTTCCGTATATCAGCGGCGACGCGCGTCATCTGCTGGGTGGGCGAGGCAGTTTGCAGAACGTCAGCGATCAGGTCGATTTCCAACGGGTGTGCGAGGAGGATCGGGCGTTCGTGCTGGCTGAACTCGAGCGCTCGGCGCATAGCGAAACGCCGGTCAACATGGAGTTCCGTTTCGCCGGCGACCAGGACATTAAATGGGCGCGAGCCGAACTGGTACCGCGCCGCGAATCAGATGGAAGCGTCGTCTGGAGCGGTTACTGGGTGGACGCCAGCTTGGAGCACGCGCGCTCCGACGAGCTTGCGCGAGCGCGCGACCTGGCCGAAGCGGCCTCCCGTGCCAAGGACGATTTCTTCGCCATGATGAGCCATGAAATCCGCACGCCGATGAACGGCGTGCTCGGGCTCGTGGAAGTGCTCGAGCGCACGCCGCTCAACGCGGACCAGGGCGAAATGCTGGGCATGATCCATGAGTCGGCGGGTGCGCTGCTGCAGATTCTCGACGACCTGCTCGACTATTCGAAAATCGAAGCGGGGCGGTTGACCATCGAGGCCGAATCCATCGACTTACGTGAACTGGTGGACAACGCTGTCGGCCTGCTGGCTGGCCGCGCCCATGAAAAGGGCCTGAAAGTGCGCGTGGATATCGGGCCCGACGTCGCTGCCACCCTGCGCGGCGACAGTGTCCGACTCCGGCAGATTCTCTTCAACCTGCTAGGCAACGCCATCAAGTTTACGCCGCAGGGCGAGGTTGACGTGTGCGTATCGGTCGTTGCGGAAGGCGACGGCATTCAGACGCTCGAAATGGTCGTCGAGGACACCGGCATCGGCATCGCGCCAGAAGTGCAGGCCAAGCTGTTCGAGCCGTTCGTGCAGGCGGAATCGTCCACCACACGGCGTTTCGGCGGCACGGGCCTCGGTTTGACGATCTGCCGCAAGCTGATCGATCTGATGAACGGCTCGCTCACCTTGCGCAGCGAACCGGGTAGCGGCACGTGCATGACCGTGCGGCTCGCCATGCCTGTCGAGACACCGCGGTATTCGGTCAACGGCTTGCGCGGCAAACGCGGAATCGTGGCAACCGGCGACGCGCGCGTCGCACAGGCGCTGATGCACTTTGGCGAGGCGCTTGGACTCAAATTGCGCCACGTCTCGCCTGATGCGCCGGAACTGCACGATCGCGCTGCACTCGCCGAAATCGATCTACTGTTCTTGAGTGAAGATGTGATCTTGCCAGCGGACATGAGGCCGCGCACGCGATTCATCTGTCTGACCGAGAAGCCGAAGCCGACGGGTTACCGCATTCTCGACGACAACGTGCGCGTCAGCATCAATCCCATTTCGTGGCGCGGCCTCGGCGCCGCGTGCGCCGCTGCGATGACGGGGCTGCCGTCGGCGGGGCCTCGATCGGCGGCCATGTCGCGCACGCCGGAATTCGGCGCTTCGCCTCCGGATCGGGAGCGGGCCATTGCCAGTGGGCGGCTGATCCTCGTCGCAGAAGATCATCCGGTCAATCAGGAGTTGATCCGTCATCAGCTCGCCTTGCTCGGTTTTGCCTGCGACGTGGCGAACGACGGCGCCGAGGCGCTGGCCGCGCTGGAACATACGAGTTATGGCTGTCTGATCACGGATTGCCACATGCCGAACGTGTCCGGGTACGAGCTCACGCGCCGTATTCGTGAAAATGAGCAGGACGGCGCTTATCGCCTGCCCATTCTGGGTATCACGGCGAACACCGCGCCCGAAGACCTGAATCTGTGCCGTGACGCGGGCATGGACGATAGTCTCGTGAAGCCGACCCGGCTCGCCACGCTGCGTGATTATCTGAGCCGTTGGTTCGGCACTGACAGCGCGTGGCAAGCCGCGCCTTCGGAAGCAGTCAGCACGCCGGCGGTCGCTGTGCCTGATGTGCGTGGCGGTGCGCAACCGTTCGTGCCGGTCGACCTCGCGCACATGACCCAACTGTGGGGCAGCGAATCGACCGTCAAGGCTTTGCTCGACTCGTTCGTGTCGTCCGTGCGTGAGGACGTGCAGTCGTTGTCGCCGTTGCTCGAGCGAGTGGAGTCCGAACGTACGGAAGTGGAACGTGTGCGCGAGTGGCTTCATCGCGTGGCGGGGGCGGCGAGCGTCCTGCAATATCCACCGCTGCTCGACGCACTTGAAGACTATCGGCGTGAAATCACCATCAAACCGCCGGAACGTGTGCGTGATGACGGGATGCTGTTAATCGACAAGTGCAATGCCATGCTCGACGGAATTGAACAGCAGGCCGCCTTGCTCGTATAA